A single genomic interval of Helianthus annuus cultivar XRQ/B chromosome 13, HanXRQr2.0-SUNRISE, whole genome shotgun sequence harbors:
- the LOC110897513 gene encoding uncharacterized protein LOC110897513: protein MSTTNSELSALTQQQELDSKLGTTTRIPRLTDANDFPEWKWRFEQHLKVKDYKLWRSILRGPREIMMESPTEPEVKVKKPRDQYTEDDLLIVEEDDRALSYLTMGLGPNIAMGFRTCKSAKELWDSLVEVYEGNEDMKESRRNLLQQNFNNFNHIYGETVDNQIQRFVKLVTQMQMEEIHTTNASTNRQLLNALPKSWDHHVAMIKKTKDLARCTLSEMISHIKACELDDKQRETNYKNSMLAAGFSIAPTASSDSNTALLSQGGFQMFRNTKPAPTSANVYNSGSSTQASPASAGKTSAAPSVSVASNEMVAFFSRQSKENLEIAASVINCMNAFASGNLDPPKFSMDDLDQIHPEDVEEMDITWQMAMAAFRAKNFVRKTGKNKWQNLKFTGPVKMPFEYRCYNCHEQGHLARNCTKPKVNDEQTPAQPAAPVTPNRERALVTTTGVPADSVNSGSPQVGLAQALVVQPDSPFDWSSEIERLNISAPENQATPSNIAFMASNASVSDDVKAAQEEESSAENFAFMTQILSAPVKGLTKEEIKYLK from the exons ATGTCAACCACCAACAGTGAATTGTCTGCTTTAACTCAGCAACAAGAATTGGATTCAAAGCTAGGAACCACAACGCGTATTCCACGTTTAACTGATGCTAATGactttcccgagtggaaatggcgATTTGAACAGCATCTGAAAGTTAAAGACTACAAGCTATGGCGCAGCATATTGAGAGGACCAAGAGAGATCATGATGGAAAGCCCTACTGAACCTGAAGTCAAAGTAAAGAAGCCTCGTGATCAATACACGGAAGATGATCTGcttattgttgaagaagatgatagaGCTCTTTCTTATCTGACCATGGGTTTGGGTCCAAACATTGCTATGGGATTTCGCACTTGTAAATCTGCCAAGGAACTTTGGGACTCTCTGGTGGAAGTGTATGAAGGTAATGAGGACATGAAAGAAAGCAGAAGGAACTTGCTGCAACAGaatttcaacaacttcaaccatatttatggtgaaacagTGGATAATCAGATCCAAAGGTTTGTCAAGCTGGTGActcaaatgcaaatggaagaaattcaCACCACAAATGCTTCGACAAATAGGCAACTTCTCAATGCATTACCCAAGAGCtgggatcatcatgttgctaTGATAAAGAAAACAAAAGATCTTGCAAGATGCACCCTGTCTGAGATGATCTCGCATATTAAAGCTTGTGAATTGGATGACAAGCAGAGAGAGACTAACTACAAGAACAGTATGCTGGCTGCCGGTTTTTCTATAGCCCCCACTGCATCCAGTGACAGCAATACAGCTCTTCTGTCTCAAGGAGGATTCCAAATGTTTCGCAATACTAAACCTGCTCCCACTTCAGCAAATGTCTACAACTCAGGGTCTTCCACTCAAGCTTCCCCTGCAAGTGCTGGAAAGACTTCTGCTGCACCTTCTGTTTCTGTTGCTAGCAATGAAATGGTTGCTTTCTTCTCTAGGCAGTCAAaggaaaatcttgaaattgcagcATCTGTCATAAATTGCATGAACGCCTTTGCTTCGGGAAATCTTGACCCTCCTAAGTTTTCCATGGATGATTTGGATCAAATTCATCCAGAGGATGTGGAAGAAATGGATATCACGTGGCAGATGGCTATGGCGGCTTTTAGAGCTAAAAACTTTGTGAGGAAGACAGGGAAAAACAAATGGCAAAATCTTAAGTTCACAGGACCCGTAAAGATGCCGTTTGAATATCGTTGTTATAATTGTCATGAACAGGGTCATTTGGCTAGAAACTGTACGAAACCCAAGGTGAATGATGAACAAACTCCAGCTCAGCCTGCTGCTCCTGTTACACCAAATCGAGAAAGAGCCCTTGTGACTACAACTGGTGTGCCTGCTGATAGTGTCAACAGTGGAAGCCCACAAGTGGGATTGGCCCAAGCTTTGGTGGTTCAGCCTGATTCGCCTTTTGACTGGAGTTCAGAGATCGAAAGATTAAACATTTCAGCTCCTGAGAATCAAGCCACCCCAAGCAATATCGCTTTCATGGCCAGCAATGCTTCTGTGAGTGACGATGTGAAGGCTGCACAGGAGGAGGAGTCGTCAGCTGAAAACTTCGCCTTCATGACTCAAATTCTGTCAGCTCCGGTTAAgggtctcaccaaagaagag ATAAAGTACCTGAAGTGA